The genomic segment TCAACGGCACAATCTACTTCAACATCGATCACGTCGCGGAAGAAGCGCGCCTGGAAATCAGCATGCAAAGTTGGCGGGACCGGCAAACCACCCACATTTCCACGGTCAACCTGACGCTGTTATCGACGGGCTCCGCGTTGGTCCATCCGGCAAGACGGGGCACAGAGAAATTGGCCATCTTCAGCCCGCACGAAGGGGGAGTCGTCAGCGGAGGCGTGGCCCTCGTTCAGGGCGCAGGTTGGGTCGATTCCGACACACCGCTGAGCGTCGACATCATCAACAATCGGGGAGATTCATTGGGCTCGGCGCAGGTCGAACTCGATGCGCCCGCCGTCGGCCAACTCGGAACCTTCTCGGTCGAAGTGCCATACCAGATCGACTTTCAACAATGGGTGCACATCACCGTCTACGAACCCAGCACGGGAAGCATTCCCGGTATCATTCACCTTACCAGCGTCGAAGTGTGGCTCATTCAATAGACGCATCCATCAGACGTAAGCAGTCGGCACAAGACCGGCAGTATTTCTTGGCGCGAGATTGGAGTTCTTATGATCGTATTTCAATACCACGCAGACATCATCGAACGCTATCCGCATATCGCGGGCGGCGTGATCCATGTGGAGGGCATCCGCAACGACGCCACCTCTCCCGGACTGCTGTCTCTCTATCACCAGGAACAGCAGCGTACGCTCGCGCGCGTCGGTGAGACACCCTTGAGCGAGATCGCCTCCATCGCCGCCTGGCGCAAAGTGTTTCATGATTTCGGAGTCAAGCCCACGCAGTACCGCAACGCCGCAGAAGCCTTGCTGCGCCGATTGACGAAGCATGGCGATATCCCTTCGATCAACACGCTGGTCGATCTGGCCAACCTGGTCAGCATACGCTACGCGCTTCCGATTGCCGTATTCGACACTCGCCGGCTCGAGCTTCCCGTCACGGTCCACTTCGCCGAAGGAGACGAGTTGTTTCTGCCGTTGGGAGTTTCCGAACCCGAAAACCCACAGCCCGGGGAGGTTGTATTCTCGGATCAGAATAGACGGGTGGTCGCTCGCCGCTGGTGCTGGCGCCAGAGCGACGACAGCGCTGCGCGTGAGGGTGCCTCTCGGGTCATCATCACCGTTGAAGGGCATCACGCAGGGGCGAAAGATGAGGTCGAAGCTGCCCTGCAGGATCTGCAATCCCTGGTGGAAGAATTTTGCGGCGGAGATGCCGCGGCGAGTCTGCTCGACTGCGAACAAGCGAGCATGCGCATTTCGGCGGCGTAATCGGGAAGGACGCGCAGAATCAGTTCCGAAGGATCGGTGTGAAGCGACTACAATAACTTTCGCTTGCGAATGCTGCACCGCCGGGATGATATAATTACGTCTTGAATACGAGCCGCGCCCATGGAATCGCTACGAACGTTGGCATCCCCCCAATCGAAGCAACGCATCTGGATCACGCGCACCGCACAGGTGGCATTCACTGCCTGCACGGCGCTCTTCATCTGTGCTTTCACTTTCCTGCTCACCGTGCGCCTCTTCTACATCGGCCGCGCACTGCCGGGTGTTCATGCGGCGGGCATCAATCTGGGAGGCCTCAAACAAGACCAGATCGAAGCCGAGCTTAGAGACGTCCTGACCTATCCCCAGACCGGCCTGATCGTCCTGCGTGACGGGGAAAAGACCTGGACCGCCAGCCCGTCCGATCTCGGAGTCATCATCGACATTCCTGCCATGGCGCGCCGGGCTTTGAGCGTCGGGCGCGAAGGATCGTTGGCCGATCAATTCGAAGAACAGATTGCAGCATGGCGCCAGAGCCGCAAGATCCCCGCCATCATTCTGTTCGACCACGTGGTCGGTGGATATTACATGAACGGCATCTCCCAGGAGATCGAGCTGCCGACGATCGAAGCCAGCCTTTCCATACAGGGAACGGAAGTCGTCGCCAGTCCGGGCCAGATCGGCCGCCAGGTGGATATCAAAGCCACGCTCGATGCGCTTGCCGGGCCTGTCAGCAATTTCCACGACTCCGATCTCGAACTCGTCATCAAGGAACTGCCTCCCAAAGTCCTCGATGCCTCCGCCCAGGCGGAGATCGCCAATGAACTGCTCAGCCAACCGCTGCGCTTGACCGCGCAGGACGCCGGACCGTGGACGTTCGAACCGGCCGCGCTGGCGGACATGCTCCGCTTCGAGATCGTCGAAGACGGGGACACGGCCACCTATGCTTTAATGCTCGATGGGGGCGAAATGACGGCGTTCCTCGAGCCACTCATACCCGAACTGGACCGCGATCCGGAGAACGCACGGTTTATTTTCAACGACGATACCCACGAGCTCGATTTGATCGCTCCAGCCGTCACAGGACGCACGCTCGACGTAAATGCATCCCTGGCTTCCATTCACGCCGACATCAATCTCGGGAAACACGAAGCGCCGCTGGTATTCGTGTACGAGGACCCTCAGATCGGTGACGATGTCACGGCGG from the Anaerolineales bacterium genome contains:
- a CDS encoding phenylalanine--tRNA ligase beta subunit-related protein, which codes for MIVFQYHADIIERYPHIAGGVIHVEGIRNDATSPGLLSLYHQEQQRTLARVGETPLSEIASIAAWRKVFHDFGVKPTQYRNAAEALLRRLTKHGDIPSINTLVDLANLVSIRYALPIAVFDTRRLELPVTVHFAEGDELFLPLGVSEPENPQPGEVVFSDQNRRVVARRWCWRQSDDSAAREGASRVIITVEGHHAGAKDEVEAALQDLQSLVEEFCGGDAAASLLDCEQASMRISAA
- a CDS encoding VanW family protein translates to MESLRTLASPQSKQRIWITRTAQVAFTACTALFICAFTFLLTVRLFYIGRALPGVHAAGINLGGLKQDQIEAELRDVLTYPQTGLIVLRDGEKTWTASPSDLGVIIDIPAMARRALSVGREGSLADQFEEQIAAWRQSRKIPAIILFDHVVGGYYMNGISQEIELPTIEASLSIQGTEVVASPGQIGRQVDIKATLDALAGPVSNFHDSDLELVIKELPPKVLDASAQAEIANELLSQPLRLTAQDAGPWTFEPAALADMLRFEIVEDGDTATYALMLDGGEMTAFLEPLIPELDRDPENARFIFNDDTHELDLIAPAVTGRTLDVNASLASIHADINLGKHEAPLVFVYEDPQIGDDVTAEELGISELVSDESTNFSGSSSSRIQNIKTASSAFHGLLVAPGETLSMADVLGDISLDTGYAEALIIYGDRTIKGVGGGVCQVSTTLFRAVFFGGYPIVERHPHAYRVSYYEKGSPSRGPGLDATVFVPVVDFKFTNDSQYWLLMETYVYNYTLQWKFYSTSDGREVSWSRDISDEIDAPKDLYKLNKDLDKGDINQIDWSADGMTVVVYRTVTRNGELLHQDTIRTRYLPWQAVYEYGPGTKLPKDVIVEDEDD